The Fusobacterium massiliense DNA window GCTACATCTTGCCAAGTATCATATTTTTTCTTTTGAGCTGCTTCAACATTAAGCGATGAAAATGAAACTAATAAAGAAAATATAATCCCGAAAACAAATGACATTTTTAAAAATTTCTTCACATTTACTCACCTCTAATAAAGTATTTATTACTTATGCATTCATTTCTTACTATGATATATCAATTAGTTTAAACTGTCAATATGTTTTATATACAAAATATTTATTTTTGTATTAAAATATGTTAAAATAAGTTTAAATTAATATCTATTAAGAGGTGAAAAATGAAAAAAATAAATTTTTATATTCTAATTATAATTTCATTATTTTTCTTATCATGTTCAAAAAAAAATGATGAAAATTCAAATTTAGAAAACAAACAAATTCTCTACACAGTTATGCCTAAAAATGATTATACTTTACAGATAAATAATTACTCTTCTAATGAAAGAGCACTAATATCTCAACTTTGGGAAGGTTTAACTGAATTAAAAAATAATGGCATTAGAATGGTTAGTGTAAATAAAATAGAGCATTCTCCTGATTTCAAAGAATGGACTTTTTATCTAAGAGATGATTTGAAATGGTCTAACGGAGAAAAAATTTCAGCAGATACTTTTGCTAAAAGTTGGATAGATACCTTAACAAAAGAAAATAGTTCTGATGAAATTTACAGAATGTTTGTTATAAAAGGTGCTGAAGATTTTCATAATAAAAATACCAATATTTCTACTCTTGGGATAAAAGCAGATGGAAATATTTTAAAAGTTATCTTAAATAAAAGTGTTGATAATTTTGATGAATGGGTAAGTAATCCTATATTTTATCCTATCTATGATAGAAACAAAAATTTACTTCCAACTGAACTTGTTGTAAACGGTCCTTTTAAGATAAAAGATTTTTCTAACGAACAAATTATTTTAGAGAAAAACAATCAATACTGGGATAATGTAAACACCAGATTAAAAGAAATTGTAATAAATTTAGTTGAAGACGAAATAATGGCATATGAAATGTTTTCACGTAATGAAATTGATTTTTTTGGAGCTCCTTTTTACAGTATCCCTTTTGATAGATTAAATCAAGTTAATTCTCTTC harbors:
- a CDS encoding ABC transporter substrate-binding protein, giving the protein MKKINFYILIIISLFFLSCSKKNDENSNLENKQILYTVMPKNDYTLQINNYSSNERALISQLWEGLTELKNNGIRMVSVNKIEHSPDFKEWTFYLRDDLKWSNGEKISADTFAKSWIDTLTKENSSDEIYRMFVIKGAEDFHNKNTNISTLGIKADGNILKVILNKSVDNFDEWVSNPIFYPIYDRNKNLLPTELVVNGPFKIKDFSNEQIILEKNNQYWDNVNTRLKEIVINLVEDEIMAYEMFSRNEIDFFGAPFYSIPFDRLNQVNSLPEKIVVPIMRYLYISMPNIKNEKIFSKKEIRKLMYDVTDPEFIGDSILKNNSPAIFEHPHPSSSVLSDAKEKFEKIKNINNFKIEDLVFVAHFNENNKIEKRILLSTVKEWISSFKFPIKVTSNAKNDEITFDIKDYLVGTNKKEDFYYYLNKKFNLRIENENDFLNDLPVIPILQKNETILLHSNVRGLLVSPNGDIYFKYINID